From the genome of Sphingobacterium kitahiroshimense, one region includes:
- a CDS encoding SPFH domain-containing protein, giving the protein MGLFNFFKRQIATVIEWQPQDQNVLIWRYRAATDEIKNASKLIISPGQGCVLVYEGRITDVIDEDGVYNIRTDNHPFITSLLKVAQLFESEHKMGLYYYRKAEVLNQGWGTASPIKYFDDYYKIPIQLSAYGNFSYRLKDPAKFFSNYVGSQDNYTTESFREVVQSRILQVLTSSFAKEKLAFTEIDAEIDRLSSDMKEQLLKDLETFGVQLHDFRIEGNSFDQDTQDRIGKIADITADSHAATEGGLSYVELEKLRALRDAAKNEGGLAGAGVGLGAGMSLGKVFSNSIDEVTQPVAGVDPMEQLRKLKLLLDENIITQEEFDQKKKEYLNKF; this is encoded by the coding sequence ATGGGACTATTTAATTTTTTTAAGAGGCAAATAGCCACGGTTATAGAATGGCAACCACAGGATCAAAACGTATTGATATGGCGGTATCGGGCGGCTACAGACGAAATAAAAAATGCAAGTAAATTGATTATTTCTCCGGGACAGGGATGTGTTCTTGTTTATGAAGGCAGGATTACAGATGTGATCGACGAGGACGGGGTATACAACATCCGCACAGATAATCATCCATTTATCACTTCTCTGCTCAAAGTCGCACAGTTGTTTGAAAGTGAGCATAAAATGGGACTTTACTATTATCGTAAAGCTGAAGTTCTGAATCAGGGCTGGGGTACAGCTTCACCGATCAAGTATTTTGACGACTATTATAAGATTCCTATTCAGCTCTCAGCTTATGGTAATTTTTCATATCGACTCAAAGATCCGGCGAAGTTTTTTTCCAACTATGTCGGTTCACAGGATAACTATACTACCGAGTCTTTTCGTGAAGTCGTGCAGTCTCGAATTCTTCAAGTCTTAACTTCTAGTTTTGCGAAAGAAAAATTAGCTTTTACGGAGATAGATGCAGAGATTGATCGCTTGTCTAGCGATATGAAAGAACAGCTCCTAAAGGATCTAGAAACATTCGGCGTTCAGCTACATGATTTCAGGATTGAGGGTAATTCTTTTGATCAGGATACTCAAGATCGTATTGGAAAGATTGCTGATATTACTGCTGACAGCCATGCGGCGACTGAAGGTGGTCTTAGCTATGTTGAGTTGGAAAAACTCCGTGCGTTGCGTGACGCTGCTAAAAACGAAGGCGGTTTAGCGGGAGCAGGAGTGGGATTGGGAGCAGGTATGAGCTTAGGAAAAGTATTTAGTAATTCAATTGATGAAGTTACACAGCCTGTGGCGGGTGTAGATCCTATGGAGCAATTAAGAAAGTTAAAACTGCTGCTCGACGAAAATATCATTACGCAGGAAGAATTTGATCAGAAGAAAAAAGAGTATTTAAATAAATTTTAG
- a CDS encoding S41 family peptidase, translating to MKKRIPLISYFIICIINISFAQNECNCQMALERLITKIEVDYPGFKQKTDGKFDLYNNHKALVIAKSDTTTNINCIKVLNDYVSFFKDEHIYIETSLKNKNENENLGESKPKEKEVDGKLLASNVFYIKIQSFKYDNITPVQELIKLNQKKIEKSKALIIDIRDNFGGTDDVYQPLLPYILTNPLRIMNVEFLSTNTLINGLRDYAMQNVHKDSLKAISQIEDGLKEYKDNLGKFILYDGKKVTIDTIALKSEAPKQIIILANKNVASAGENFLFSARQSKKVKILGTPSMGVLDYGSIREFKFGCENYTLYLPTYRSARLPQYPIDNIGIQPDVYLDDTVGDWLNFALNYINE from the coding sequence ATGAAGAAAAGAATACCATTAATTTCCTATTTTATAATTTGTATTATAAATATATCTTTTGCTCAAAATGAATGCAATTGTCAAATGGCATTAGAACGTTTAATAACTAAAATAGAAGTTGATTATCCAGGTTTTAAGCAAAAAACTGATGGAAAATTCGATTTATACAATAATCATAAAGCTTTAGTTATTGCAAAATCCGACACTACCACTAATATCAACTGTATCAAGGTGTTAAATGACTACGTGTCTTTTTTTAAAGACGAGCATATTTACATCGAAACAAGTTTAAAAAATAAAAATGAAAACGAAAATTTGGGAGAATCAAAACCGAAAGAAAAAGAGGTAGATGGAAAGTTGTTAGCATCAAATGTTTTTTATATTAAAATCCAAAGTTTTAAATATGACAATATTACCCCTGTACAGGAGCTCATAAAACTAAATCAAAAGAAAATTGAAAAATCTAAGGCACTGATTATTGATATAAGAGATAATTTTGGTGGTACTGATGATGTTTATCAGCCTCTACTACCGTATATTTTAACAAATCCTTTGCGAATAATGAATGTCGAATTTTTGTCTACGAATACACTTATTAATGGCTTGCGAGATTATGCGATGCAAAACGTCCATAAAGACTCTTTAAAAGCAATTAGCCAAATTGAAGATGGACTAAAAGAATATAAAGATAATTTGGGCAAATTTATATTATATGATGGTAAAAAAGTGACGATTGATACGATAGCATTAAAATCAGAAGCACCTAAACAAATAATTATTTTAGCAAATAAAAATGTAGCAAGTGCCGGAGAGAATTTTTTATTTTCAGCACGTCAAAGTAAAAAGGTGAAAATTTTGGGAACACCTTCAATGGGAGTGTTGGATTATGGTTCGATAAGAGAGTTTAAGTTTGGTTGCGAGAATTATACACTATACCTACCAACTTATCGTTCAGCAAGACTTCCTCAATATCCAATTGACAACATAGGAATTCAGCCTGATGTGTATTTAGATGATACAGTTGGAGATTGGTTGAATTTTGCGCTGAATTATATTAATGAATAA
- a CDS encoding alpha-L-rhamnosidase C-terminal domain-containing protein, translating into MNSNRAILSFLMLIFCFCEINAQNKLSDKFNQVSPLTSAYVYPTRIVWKEGNVIHATNLLKRGNGQANLYNPNTVVFKNENNQIGTSILLDFGIQMNASVEIITGMWGGNNLPKNVRIRFGESVSEAMSEIGVIGATNDHAIRDFMMQVPWLGRNRSGESGFRFVRIDFLEPNAELHLREVRAVATFRDVPYLGSFQSSDERLNKIWEVGAYTVHVNMQDYLWDGIKRDRLVWVGDLHPEVSTVNTVFGYNEVVPRSLDLARESTPLPNWMSGHSSYSMWWIILQYDWYMNYGNLGYLKEQQPYLQGLVEQITGKVVNGKERMDGARFLDWPSSEDSAAVHAGLQALTIRSLENASALFQILGDDSSKNRCDETVAQMRKYIPPLHHSKQAAALMSLVGLIDAKKAYTEVLSIGGAKNFSTFYGYYMLEAMAKAGKYQEAMEIISTYWGAMLDLGATTFWEDFNMDWLPNASRIDELVPEGKSDIHADFGAYCYKGFRHSLAHGWASGPTAWLSEHVLGIKVAQPGGRAYTVKPNLGDLNWAEGTFPTPYGQIYVKHVKEHGRIKTVIKAPKEVKIIQT; encoded by the coding sequence ATGAATTCAAACCGTGCTATTTTAAGTTTCTTAATGCTTATTTTTTGCTTTTGTGAGATCAATGCGCAAAATAAATTAAGTGATAAGTTTAATCAAGTGAGCCCATTAACATCTGCATATGTTTATCCTACTCGTATCGTATGGAAAGAGGGAAATGTGATACATGCTACAAATTTATTAAAAAGAGGTAATGGTCAGGCAAATTTATACAACCCCAATACTGTTGTATTTAAAAATGAAAATAATCAAATAGGGACTAGCATACTATTAGACTTTGGTATTCAGATGAATGCATCTGTTGAAATCATCACAGGCATGTGGGGGGGCAATAATTTACCGAAAAATGTTCGTATACGTTTCGGGGAATCGGTTAGTGAAGCAATGTCCGAAATTGGCGTTATAGGTGCTACTAATGACCATGCAATACGAGATTTTATGATGCAAGTACCGTGGCTTGGTCGCAATCGATCTGGTGAATCTGGTTTCAGATTTGTACGTATTGATTTTTTAGAACCTAATGCTGAATTACATTTGCGAGAAGTAAGGGCTGTAGCTACCTTTCGAGATGTTCCCTATCTAGGGAGCTTTCAAAGCAGTGATGAAAGACTTAATAAAATATGGGAAGTAGGTGCATACACTGTACACGTTAACATGCAAGACTATTTATGGGATGGTATAAAAAGGGATCGTTTAGTTTGGGTAGGAGATCTTCACCCTGAAGTATCTACTGTCAATACCGTATTTGGGTATAACGAAGTTGTCCCCAGAAGTTTAGATCTTGCGAGAGAATCGACACCGCTACCCAATTGGATGTCTGGACATAGTAGTTATTCGATGTGGTGGATTATCTTGCAATATGATTGGTATATGAATTATGGGAATTTAGGATATTTAAAGGAGCAGCAACCTTATTTACAAGGATTGGTTGAGCAAATTACTGGGAAGGTTGTTAATGGAAAAGAACGGATGGATGGCGCTCGATTTTTAGATTGGCCATCAAGTGAGGATAGTGCAGCTGTACATGCAGGTCTTCAAGCACTAACTATAAGATCATTGGAGAATGCATCGGCTCTCTTTCAGATATTAGGTGATGATAGTTCAAAAAATAGATGTGACGAAACAGTTGCGCAGATGCGAAAATATATTCCGCCACTCCATCATTCAAAACAAGCCGCTGCATTGATGTCATTAGTCGGATTAATCGATGCAAAAAAAGCGTATACGGAGGTATTATCTATAGGAGGGGCGAAAAATTTTTCAACCTTTTACGGTTATTACATGCTCGAAGCAATGGCGAAAGCAGGAAAGTATCAAGAGGCTATGGAAATTATCTCGACCTATTGGGGTGCTATGCTGGATCTAGGAGCGACAACATTCTGGGAAGATTTTAATATGGATTGGTTGCCCAATGCCAGTCGTATTGATGAGCTTGTACCAGAAGGAAAATCGGATATACATGCAGATTTTGGAGCTTACTGTTATAAAGGTTTTCGTCATAGCTTAGCACATGGCTGGGCTTCAGGACCAACAGCGTGGTTATCTGAGCATGTATTAGGAATTAAAGTAGCGCAACCAGGTGGAAGGGCATATACTGTTAAACCTAATTTAGGCGATCTTAATTGGGCAGAAGGAACATTTCCAACACCTTATGGGCAGATATATGTTAAGCATGTGAAAGAACATGGACGTATCAAAACAGTGATCAAAGCACCTAAAGAAGTTAAAATAATACAAACATGA
- a CDS encoding NIPSNAP family protein: MKRRKFLQSSLTAGLATTIIPVIGADNNATEQEIYEWREYEIRFGSDQQQLDNYFKSALIPALNKYGVKAVGVFKELVPSEPAKFYLLTPYSSLDNYLSVNTKVKMDADYIENSATYNSIPEDKALYDRFKSSLMMAFEGWPKITIPSDKSRIFELRTYEGYSEDAVKRKIKMFHDGEFPIFKRAKLNPVFCGEVISGDRLPRLTYLITCKNMEERNKGWVDFIADPEWKKLVSDPQYANTISKINNTFLIPTTYSQV; this comes from the coding sequence ATGAAACGCAGAAAATTTCTTCAATCTTCACTAACTGCAGGTTTAGCAACAACTATAATTCCAGTAATAGGAGCCGATAATAATGCAACTGAGCAGGAAATATATGAATGGCGTGAATACGAAATACGATTCGGTTCTGACCAGCAACAACTGGACAATTATTTTAAATCTGCCCTTATTCCCGCACTGAATAAATATGGTGTAAAAGCAGTTGGTGTATTCAAAGAATTGGTTCCATCTGAGCCTGCCAAATTTTACTTATTAACCCCTTACTCTTCTCTTGACAATTACCTATCCGTCAATACAAAAGTAAAAATGGATGCAGATTACATTGAAAATAGCGCTACATATAACAGTATTCCCGAAGACAAAGCGCTATATGATCGTTTTAAATCTTCCTTAATGATGGCCTTCGAAGGTTGGCCTAAAATCACTATTCCATCCGATAAATCGCGGATATTTGAGCTAAGAACATATGAAGGCTACAGTGAAGATGCTGTAAAAAGAAAAATTAAAATGTTTCATGATGGCGAATTTCCTATCTTCAAAAGAGCAAAATTAAATCCGGTATTCTGTGGTGAAGTGATTTCAGGCGACAGGTTACCTCGTCTCACCTATTTGATCACCTGTAAGAATATGGAGGAACGTAATAAGGGATGGGTTGATTTCATTGCTGATCCTGAATGGAAAAAATTAGTGTCAGATCCTCAATATGCAAATACTATTTCTAAAATTAACAATACATTTTTAATACCCACAACTTACTCTCAGGTTTAA
- a CDS encoding MFS transporter: MGTRRNLILILASIGTFVEALDIAIINLTIPSIQEQFNIGAEKVQWLQTLYVLFFGGFLIIGGKLSDEIGRKKLFLLGGMIFMLASLGAGLSPNFEVLALFRALQGLGAAFIMPSSLSIVTNTFTENQERNRALGVFSSFAAIGSGSGLSVGGLISTYLSWHWVFLINVPILLITLILAYYYLPTDEKAQNVQKTDGISGLLLVLGLLSLTYGTHELIHIKESPILIVGSLLLAILLLSVVIHRLRTVSQPLIDLKLFRYKSLMASNLAFFTLGAFFIGFLFLISLMLQKDMHHSAASAGLMLVPFSIMSALVAKFILPYICRKFYPAQMGILGWSFMLLGALSLLVSIYLDHPLQTVLFGAACISGIGMTICFTSLSILGIRDVEAVHYGVASSLTSTSYFLGAGIGLSFMTLMSQLFPSTLAVDHLSLAILAGYAIVAMGILRYLMVKELKDEKTEVVAITSCEIASE, encoded by the coding sequence ATGGGAACAAGGAGAAATTTAATATTAATACTGGCATCGATAGGAACTTTTGTTGAAGCGTTGGATATCGCAATTATTAATCTCACGATTCCCTCTATTCAAGAGCAATTTAATATCGGTGCAGAAAAGGTGCAGTGGTTACAGACCCTGTATGTGTTGTTTTTTGGAGGCTTTCTGATTATTGGAGGTAAACTTTCTGATGAGATAGGACGTAAAAAATTATTTCTTTTAGGGGGAATGATTTTTATGTTAGCCTCACTAGGAGCAGGGCTTTCACCTAATTTTGAGGTACTGGCTTTATTCCGAGCTTTGCAGGGGCTTGGCGCTGCTTTTATTATGCCGTCATCCTTATCAATTGTCACCAATACTTTTACCGAAAACCAAGAAAGGAACCGTGCGTTGGGAGTTTTTAGTTCTTTTGCAGCAATAGGATCGGGAAGTGGATTATCAGTGGGAGGGCTCATCAGTACCTACTTAAGCTGGCACTGGGTTTTTCTGATTAATGTACCGATTCTTTTGATCACATTAATTCTAGCATATTATTATTTACCTACAGATGAAAAGGCTCAAAATGTTCAGAAGACAGACGGTATTTCCGGATTACTGCTTGTCTTAGGACTCTTAAGTTTAACCTATGGGACACATGAACTCATACACATCAAAGAGAGTCCAATATTGATAGTTGGTTCATTGCTATTGGCTATTCTTTTACTGAGTGTTGTGATCCATCGTTTAAGAACAGTATCACAGCCATTAATTGATCTCAAATTATTCAGGTATAAATCATTAATGGCTTCAAATCTTGCGTTTTTTACACTAGGCGCATTCTTTATAGGATTTTTATTTTTGATTTCTTTGATGCTTCAGAAAGATATGCATCACAGCGCCGCTTCTGCAGGTTTAATGCTGGTTCCTTTCAGTATTATGTCTGCATTGGTAGCTAAATTTATATTGCCTTATATTTGCCGAAAATTTTATCCTGCGCAAATGGGTATCCTGGGCTGGTCTTTTATGCTATTAGGTGCTTTATCTTTACTAGTATCCATTTATTTAGATCATCCCCTACAAACTGTTTTATTTGGGGCAGCATGTATTTCAGGGATTGGAATGACGATTTGTTTTACAAGTTTATCAATTTTAGGTATTCGTGATGTAGAGGCCGTTCATTATGGTGTTGCTTCAAGTTTAACCAGTACAAGCTATTTTTTGGGAGCGGGAATCGGATTGTCATTTATGACTTTAATGAGTCAGCTTTTCCCCTCAACACTGGCAGTGGATCATTTAAGTTTAGCCATCTTGGCGGGTTATGCTATTGTTGCTATGGGTATATTGAGGTATTTAATGGTTAAAGAATTAAAAGACGAAAAAACTGAGGTTGTCGCTATTACTTCATGTGAAATCGCTTCTGAATGA
- a CDS encoding Lrp/AsnC family transcriptional regulator, with the protein MPSENYTLDEKDLAILRLLQKDAKLSVRDLSAQINLSSTPTHERIKRMEKLGIIKEYTAVLDRKKVNKGMMVICMIALNAHNKKTATKFIEEVCKLNEVVEFYNISGDFDFMLKILAPNMDEFHEFFVNKLSEIDGIGQTKSIFVMNSIKERTQIIY; encoded by the coding sequence ATGCCCTCAGAAAATTATACTCTAGATGAAAAGGATCTTGCTATTCTGCGCTTATTACAAAAAGATGCCAAGCTTAGTGTGCGTGATCTTTCAGCACAGATCAATCTTAGCTCTACTCCAACACATGAACGAATTAAGCGCATGGAAAAATTGGGGATTATAAAAGAATACACCGCAGTATTAGATCGCAAAAAAGTTAATAAAGGAATGATGGTCATCTGTATGATTGCACTAAATGCCCACAATAAAAAAACAGCAACGAAATTTATAGAAGAAGTATGTAAATTGAATGAAGTGGTCGAATTTTACAACATCAGTGGTGATTTTGATTTTATGCTAAAAATATTGGCCCCAAATATGGATGAATTTCATGAATTTTTCGTTAATAAGCTATCTGAAATAGATGGTATCGGACAAACAAAAAGTATTTTTGTTATGAATAGTATTAAAGAGCGTACTCAGATTATCTATTAA
- a CDS encoding DeoR/GlpR family DNA-binding transcription regulator, which produces MVREERLQLILKQLSKENKVRLEQLSILLNVSEDTVRRDIKVLGSQGLLKEVRGGALANSPSPHHYRDREKYDLGQKQAVALKALSFLRDGHVVFFDGGTSVVALAACLPKNLKITVVTNSFPVVSVLEDHPNVEVIFAGGRLCKVSFTAIGEDAINTLKSVRADICFLGVCSIHHVIGITAKDYEDAQIKKIMIAQALKTVALSTIEKTSTAEAFCIGPVTDLDTILTEADPHHTALQVYRELGIEIL; this is translated from the coding sequence ATGGTAAGAGAAGAACGTTTACAGCTCATATTAAAGCAGCTTTCTAAGGAGAATAAAGTTCGCCTCGAACAGCTTAGTATACTATTAAACGTATCCGAAGATACTGTACGTCGCGATATTAAGGTATTGGGATCTCAGGGTCTTCTAAAAGAGGTAAGAGGAGGGGCATTGGCTAATTCTCCTAGTCCACATCATTATAGGGATCGTGAAAAATACGATTTGGGACAAAAGCAGGCTGTTGCTTTAAAGGCCTTAAGCTTTTTAAGGGATGGGCATGTGGTATTTTTTGATGGTGGGACCTCTGTTGTGGCATTAGCAGCCTGTCTGCCTAAAAATTTAAAAATAACGGTCGTTACCAATAGTTTTCCGGTAGTTAGTGTACTGGAAGATCATCCCAACGTTGAAGTGATATTTGCCGGAGGCCGCCTCTGTAAAGTTTCTTTTACCGCAATCGGTGAAGATGCAATTAATACATTGAAATCAGTTCGAGCTGATATTTGTTTCCTTGGCGTATGTAGTATCCACCATGTCATTGGGATAACAGCTAAAGATTATGAAGATGCACAAATTAAAAAAATAATGATTGCACAGGCTCTTAAAACAGTTGCATTGTCTACCATAGAAAAAACCAGCACAGCGGAAGCTTTTTGTATAGGGCCTGTGACTGATCTGGATACTATTCTTACTGAGGCAGATCCTCATCATACTGCGCTTCAGGTATACCGAGAACTTGGAATAGAGATTTTATAG
- a CDS encoding 5' nucleotidase, NT5C type, whose product MRKSIAIDMDGVIADTEPHLIEWYKNETGISLTPQLINELGEDAAFADKTALHKVLHTQSFFRTVPVMDKAVENVTLLMEDYEIFIVSAAMEFPLSLYEKREWLQEHFPFISWKNIIFCGDKSIIDTDYMIDDYCKNLDFCKGKALMFNAYHNAHINHHIRINHWDEVPELLKTLTYSTENIL is encoded by the coding sequence ATGAGAAAATCAATAGCTATTGATATGGACGGCGTCATCGCCGACACGGAACCCCATCTTATTGAATGGTACAAAAATGAAACGGGCATTTCTTTGACCCCTCAACTCATAAATGAATTAGGAGAAGATGCTGCTTTTGCTGATAAAACAGCACTGCACAAAGTACTTCATACCCAATCATTCTTTAGAACAGTACCTGTAATGGACAAAGCAGTAGAAAATGTCACATTATTAATGGAAGATTATGAGATTTTTATTGTTTCTGCAGCTATGGAATTTCCCTTGTCTTTGTATGAAAAGAGAGAATGGCTACAAGAACATTTCCCTTTTATTAGCTGGAAGAATATTATCTTCTGTGGTGATAAAAGTATCATCGATACAGATTATATGATCGATGATTATTGCAAAAATCTTGATTTCTGCAAGGGAAAAGCGCTAATGTTTAACGCCTACCACAATGCACATATCAATCATCATATCAGGATCAATCATTGGGATGAAGTGCCTGAACTGCTTAAAACACTCACTTATAGTACTGAAAATATACTGTAA
- a CDS encoding phytanoyl-CoA dioxygenase family protein, giving the protein MEDLEKNRQDLLDHGFNVIDNIYSKEEINSIIDAINKVDTSKDTFRKTKDLFAIRQFLKEIPETISLIFTDNFRSLLQKMIGNNFFVVKSIYFDKPETSNWYVSYHQDLTISVDKKIEIENFGPWTTKHNQYAVQPTIDILENITAIRIHLDDTDENNGALKVIPKSHVKGIYRPEKINWDIETETTCSVKQGGVMLMKPLLLHSSKRTVNNKKRRVIHIEFSNVVLPTSLKWAERLNFN; this is encoded by the coding sequence ATGGAAGATCTTGAAAAAAATAGGCAAGATCTTTTAGATCATGGTTTCAATGTGATTGACAATATCTATTCTAAAGAAGAAATAAATAGTATTATTGATGCAATTAATAAAGTTGACACTTCAAAAGACACATTCAGAAAAACTAAGGACTTATTTGCCATTAGACAGTTTCTGAAAGAAATTCCAGAAACCATTTCACTAATATTTACTGATAATTTTAGGTCACTTTTGCAAAAAATGATCGGCAATAATTTTTTCGTAGTAAAGAGCATTTATTTTGATAAACCTGAGACTTCTAACTGGTACGTATCTTATCATCAAGATTTAACTATTTCCGTTGATAAGAAAATAGAAATTGAAAATTTTGGACCTTGGACAACCAAACACAATCAATATGCAGTGCAACCGACAATTGACATATTAGAAAATATTACAGCTATAAGAATTCATCTTGATGATACCGATGAAAATAATGGCGCTTTAAAGGTTATCCCTAAATCACATGTTAAGGGAATTTATCGACCTGAAAAAATAAATTGGGATATTGAGACTGAAACGACTTGTTCTGTTAAGCAAGGTGGAGTAATGTTAATGAAGCCATTGTTGCTACATAGCTCGAAGAGAACAGTCAATAATAAGAAAAGGCGTGTAATACACATTGAATTTTCAAATGTAGTATTGCCAACCTCATTAAAATGGGCTGAGCGCTTAAATTTTAATTGA
- a CDS encoding GNAT family N-acetyltransferase, with protein sequence MNITLVKYTSDDFDLFKPLLLDDEIMKYITGKGWTEVQVKEKFEAILEVNRNEDDLGYFKVFDNGNLYIGYCKLAYSSNDCNVLEIGYVINKEFWGKGYGCAVGQAVIDTANRLFPQLDIIGIIDPHNLASKKILEKLGFKTYFKGFEEGLPTEKLMLKRLH encoded by the coding sequence ATGAATATAACACTTGTTAAGTATACATCGGATGATTTTGATCTATTTAAACCGCTACTCCTTGATGATGAGATTATGAAATATATTACTGGAAAAGGCTGGACAGAAGTTCAGGTTAAGGAAAAGTTTGAGGCGATACTTGAAGTCAATCGTAATGAAGATGATCTGGGTTATTTTAAAGTATTTGACAACGGAAATCTGTATATCGGATATTGTAAGTTAGCATATAGCAGTAATGATTGTAACGTCCTTGAAATCGGGTATGTCATAAATAAGGAGTTTTGGGGGAAGGGTTATGGATGTGCTGTTGGTCAAGCGGTAATAGATACAGCAAATAGATTATTTCCCCAATTAGATATTATTGGAATTATTGATCCTCATAATCTGGCTTCAAAAAAAATATTAGAAAAGTTAGGATTTAAGACCTATTTTAAAGGTTTCGAAGAAGGATTGCCGACAGAAAAACTCATGTTAAAAAGACTGCACTGA
- a CDS encoding MarR family winged helix-turn-helix transcriptional regulator encodes MKKIEKEFFTVFTDFQCFILANMNKGDYIGITATHYNIIEFVYRKKDATAKQIAVALNVSQAAISKQLKFLIQNELLKQIQSEVDRRNYILTATDNGKFIVDNSETFRKNLTKQFSSNLSANELITFTSLLKKALEDHK; translated from the coding sequence ATGAAAAAGATTGAAAAAGAATTTTTTACTGTATTTACAGACTTCCAATGTTTCATTTTGGCGAACATGAATAAGGGCGATTATATTGGTATTACAGCAACCCATTATAACATCATAGAGTTTGTGTATCGAAAAAAAGATGCTACTGCTAAACAGATTGCAGTAGCATTGAATGTTAGTCAAGCCGCTATTTCTAAGCAGTTGAAGTTTTTAATTCAAAATGAGTTGCTAAAACAAATACAGAGTGAGGTAGACAGGCGAAATTATATTTTAACTGCAACTGATAACGGGAAATTCATTGTTGACAATTCTGAAACCTTTAGAAAAAATTTAACTAAGCAATTTTCGTCAAATCTTTCAGCCAATGAACTTATAACATTTACCTCATTGTTGAAGAAAGCTTTGGAAGACCATAAATAG